A stretch of the Neptunomonas phycophila genome encodes the following:
- the tssJ gene encoding type VI secretion system lipoprotein TssJ: protein MMVLRHVASLILCVALLSGCSSMNPFSEDEETNIKLEMVIEAAHDVNPDSNGVPSPIEIRLYQLNSLSEFDQADFFTLYNEEPLQSTLLDTRIFLMSPSQLEELKTDLKPDAQYIAIIAAYQDIDNAVWKDVIQVRDSRGFLKRMISSQKVMTLRALALTSRILLTDQE from the coding sequence ATGATGGTACTACGGCATGTTGCTAGTCTGATTCTATGTGTCGCTTTATTATCAGGGTGCTCATCCATGAACCCTTTTTCTGAAGACGAAGAAACTAATATCAAGCTCGAAATGGTTATAGAAGCCGCGCATGATGTTAACCCTGATAGTAACGGTGTGCCTTCACCAATAGAGATCCGTTTGTATCAGTTGAATTCATTGTCGGAGTTTGATCAGGCTGATTTTTTCACGCTTTATAATGAAGAGCCTTTACAGTCGACATTATTAGATACGCGCATTTTCTTGATGAGCCCTAGCCAATTAGAAGAGCTTAAAACTGACCTTAAGCCTGACGCGCAATATATAGCGATCATTGCGGCTTATCAGGATATTGATAATGCAGTCTGGAAAGATGTGATCCAGGTACGTGACTCGCGCGGCTTTTTGAAAAGAATGATTAGTTCGCAAAAGGTAATGACATTGCGGGCTTTAGCGTTGACAAGCCGCATACTGCTGACCGATCAGGAGTAA
- the icmH gene encoding type IVB secretion system protein IcmH/DotU gives MDFKGDRTVIIPTPGGRPATADVAPAQTFSDSGNWSTLFDDADKFISSGFNRLENAAFKLLSLIPTIKKSHSNPSAGLLRQQMVEEIEQYEAVARKSGIDSRTVMIGRYILCSVLDEVVLNTPWGGQSDWQTRSLLSHFHKETWGGENFFVMLENLEKDPSTNIDLLELMYVCLTLGFEGRYAVEADRVGRLAEVRARLYRTIRTQRGEPARQLSPHWQGVTVANRNLRRFMPLWVFASVLAGALSIIFFYLLYQLNQISNPPYQALATLGSEAETSFDRPKVVDLSALQKLRIFLKPEIDQNLLAVEERDGQVRIIIQGDRLFQSGQAAINGDYKPLLRRVSLALYEVNGKVLVEGHSDSQPINTLKFPSNWHLSLARAEEVTKLLANNTQEFERYDAEGKADTSPIADNSTAQGRSKNRRVEIVLLSNVVWRTNGGNE, from the coding sequence ATGGATTTTAAAGGTGATCGCACGGTTATAATCCCGACGCCGGGAGGAAGACCAGCAACAGCAGATGTAGCACCTGCCCAAACGTTTAGCGATAGTGGTAATTGGAGCACCTTGTTTGATGATGCTGATAAGTTCATCAGTTCAGGGTTTAATCGCTTAGAAAATGCAGCGTTCAAGCTGCTTTCACTGATTCCCACAATTAAAAAGTCTCATTCCAACCCAAGTGCGGGGTTGTTGCGTCAGCAAATGGTCGAGGAAATCGAGCAATACGAAGCCGTTGCGCGCAAGTCGGGCATTGATTCTCGGACGGTTATGATAGGACGTTATATCCTCTGTTCTGTGCTAGATGAAGTTGTGCTCAATACCCCTTGGGGTGGACAAAGTGATTGGCAAACGCGCAGTTTACTCAGCCATTTTCATAAAGAAACGTGGGGCGGCGAAAACTTTTTCGTAATGCTCGAAAACCTTGAAAAAGATCCTTCAACCAATATCGATTTGTTGGAGTTGATGTATGTATGCCTAACACTCGGTTTTGAAGGTCGTTATGCTGTCGAAGCTGATAGGGTGGGGCGTTTGGCTGAGGTGCGGGCACGTTTATATCGCACGATACGTACACAGCGTGGGGAGCCTGCACGACAGTTATCGCCGCATTGGCAGGGCGTAACCGTTGCAAACCGCAATTTGCGTCGCTTTATGCCGTTATGGGTTTTTGCTTCCGTATTAGCAGGGGCTCTATCAATCATATTTTTCTATTTATTATATCAACTTAACCAAATATCAAACCCTCCTTACCAAGCATTAGCAACACTGGGTAGTGAGGCTGAAACATCTTTTGACCGCCCTAAAGTGGTTGATTTGTCGGCACTGCAAAAATTACGGATCTTCCTGAAACCAGAAATTGATCAAAACTTGCTCGCAGTAGAAGAGCGCGATGGTCAGGTACGAATCATTATTCAGGGTGACCGCCTCTTCCAGTCGGGACAGGCCGCTATCAATGGCGATTATAAGCCTTTATTGCGCCGTGTCTCCTTGGCGCTTTATGAGGTGAATGGCAAGGTTTTGGTTGAAGGACACTCTGACAGTCAGCCTATCAACACGCTTAAATTCCCATCTAACTGGCATTTATCGTTAGCCCGTGCAGAAGAAGTCACAAAGTTGTTAGCGAATAACACACAAGAATTTGAGCGTTATGATGCAGAGGGCAAGGCGGACACTAGCCCTATCGCCGATAATTCAACCGCACAAGGACGTTCCAAGAACAGACGTGTAGAGATTGTATTGTTATCAAATGTTGTTTGGCGCACGAATGGAGGGAACGAATAA
- the cysG gene encoding siroheme synthase CysG, with protein MDFLPLFFNLKGRQALLVGGGDVALRKARLLKRAGVSLTVVSHAVVDELRLMLRDPDDQIIIGEYHPSLLDSKCLVIAATDDNALHERIHFDALDKNVPVNVVDTPALCTFIFPAIVDRSPIVIGITSGGESPVLARLLRARLETLIPSGYSRLGGLAARFRSQVKARFTSLNDRRRFWENVLEGQIAEKVFSGRNEEAEAQLKTAIEQGDTGHRSGEVYLVGAGPGDPELLTFKALRLMQQADVVFYDNLVSKEVLDLCRRDADLVYVGKRRDNHAVPQEGINQLLVEHAKKGKRVVRLKGGDPFIFGRGGEELEELKAHGIPFQVVPGITAASACSTYAGIPLTHRGYAQSVKFVTGQLKNRQQALEYAELVHPNQTVVFYMGLHTLPVLVQGLLDHGKPSATPIAIVSKGTAADQRVLTGTLEDIVDKQADAKLEAPALIIVGKVVDLHEQLAWFGQQEQGNVTHALGMLKTTAEK; from the coding sequence GTGGATTTTTTACCTCTCTTCTTTAATCTTAAAGGTCGTCAGGCGCTATTAGTTGGTGGTGGCGATGTCGCTTTGCGCAAAGCGCGTTTGCTAAAACGGGCTGGCGTGTCGTTAACGGTTGTTTCTCATGCGGTTGTTGATGAGCTAAGGCTTATGCTGCGTGACCCTGATGATCAAATCATTATCGGTGAGTATCACCCGTCATTGCTTGATAGTAAGTGTTTGGTAATAGCTGCAACCGATGATAACGCGCTGCATGAGCGGATTCATTTTGATGCACTCGATAAGAATGTCCCCGTTAACGTTGTGGATACGCCTGCGTTATGCACGTTCATATTCCCCGCTATTGTGGACCGTTCCCCTATCGTTATTGGTATTACTTCTGGCGGCGAATCACCTGTATTGGCAAGGCTGCTTCGGGCGCGTTTAGAAACGCTAATCCCTTCAGGGTACAGTCGCTTGGGTGGTTTGGCTGCCCGATTTAGAAGCCAAGTGAAGGCACGCTTTACATCGTTGAATGATCGTCGTCGCTTCTGGGAAAATGTGTTAGAAGGTCAGATCGCGGAAAAGGTGTTTTCTGGGCGCAATGAAGAGGCGGAAGCACAGCTGAAAACGGCTATAGAGCAAGGCGATACGGGGCATAGAAGTGGAGAGGTCTACCTGGTAGGGGCTGGTCCCGGTGATCCTGAGTTGCTTACGTTTAAAGCGTTGCGCTTGATGCAGCAAGCAGATGTCGTCTTTTATGACAACCTTGTGTCCAAAGAAGTGTTGGATCTTTGTCGTCGTGACGCAGACTTGGTGTATGTTGGTAAGCGTCGAGATAACCATGCTGTCCCACAGGAAGGTATTAATCAGCTGTTGGTTGAGCATGCTAAAAAAGGAAAACGTGTTGTTCGCCTGAAAGGTGGAGACCCTTTTATTTTTGGTCGTGGTGGCGAAGAGCTGGAAGAGTTGAAAGCACATGGTATCCCTTTTCAGGTGGTGCCGGGCATTACCGCTGCAAGTGCTTGCTCCACGTATGCTGGTATTCCGTTAACGCACCGAGGCTACGCGCAGTCAGTTAAATTTGTAACCGGTCAGCTTAAGAATCGCCAGCAGGCCTTAGAGTATGCGGAGCTAGTGCACCCTAATCAAACGGTGGTGTTTTATATGGGGCTCCATACCTTGCCTGTTTTGGTTCAAGGTTTGCTGGATCATGGTAAGCCGTCTGCCACGCCGATTGCTATTGTGTCTAAAGGGACGGCGGCCGATCAGCGTGTATTGACGGGAACCCTAGAAGATATCGTTGATAAACAGGCCGATGCGAAGCTAGAGGCACCTGCCCTGATCATCGTGGGTAAAGTGGTTGATCTTCACGAGCAGCTTGCGTGGTTTGGCCAGCAAGAGCAGGGTAATGTGACCCATGCTTTAGGAATGTTGAAAACGACCGCCGAAAAGTAG
- the tssM gene encoding type VI secretion system membrane subunit TssM, which yields MRLLTSIAGKLKTVLGFAALIIIAVLIWFVLPAVTMGGSDPFGSAMTRGMMIGSMFAMALVYKLRTHLMAKKKNEQLATEMSATDKTPKEELGKQEVSELGHKFEEALSLLKKVKTKEGGKGNYLYVLPWYVIIGPSGSGKTTALLNSDLHFPLMDSVGASVKGVGGTRNCDWWFTDESVLLDTAGRYTTQNNQNELDEVEWKGFLGLLKKFRSRKPINGLIITFPVDSLLKMQESDLITHAKFIKQRIQEFQETFQIRFPVYITITKFDLLPGFTEYFDDLGREEREQVWGFTYPYDDDSEEQDVVPQFLMEFRTLQERVQSREADRLQMESDINRRDLIYVFPRTLGLLQDPIATFLQEIFKPTRFETQPLLRGVYFTSGTQDGTTLDRVVNALGSRFGLRTDGSTQRSGKGKGYFLHNLFTKVIFRESGLAGINIKHERRLFVLHSLAYGLVFSAAVALSGLWIYSYLENKSLVDEVQAKTVEAEAVIADISRYEKDVLVPVDALNTVRALPTGYDDIQEGGKSWRHFGLYQGDKLGQEASDAYGRLLYKTFLPRLLVQIESALYEKRNDAEYLYDTLRVYLMLSDPAHLEPASVKSWVLDDWKRVLPRDIRKNEYENLQAHLDALLEYLPKETPLQPNDELVASVRTLLSTLPPARRFYFRLKEEGMLNKELSPYRMVDAIGSEAAYLFQFKNGQPITSEIDGFFTKAGYQHYFIVDRDEMIERYLTDEWVMGDEYGLESVGLNGELLQTQVESMYLDDYLSTWKSYLESLDFAPMTNPRETLAILKELSRPNSPIIPLLKSISTNTSSDAFSLLGALENVAGDTETPALDEKIEEQVQVRSNPVIEYFAELNKLTEGDDEHAPPIEETIKMLDELYVYMSAIDGAANTGKVAFENASDPLGSAAVLREMDVEAARQPKPLSTLLDKISDRAKLQTAQDAKGYMQREWDNEVARHCTNMLANRYPFNKRSSREATLDDVSAYFGPGGILERYFDDVVVDYIDTSRRPWRWNENNGVSLGFSESVLRQLEIGRVIRDTFYRTGSPDPAISFELRPINMDKSILRMSLFVNGQQMTYAHGPQSGKRFRWPDQARNADRGLARLVIVTSAGQESITEQGDWALFRLFDQAKVERMDRERYKLTFRLKNEFTVSLELRAGSVYNPFQMAELRQVRCQ from the coding sequence ATGCGTCTGCTAACGTCTATCGCAGGGAAGTTGAAAACGGTTTTGGGATTTGCAGCCCTTATAATTATTGCCGTATTGATTTGGTTTGTATTACCGGCAGTAACGATGGGAGGTTCGGACCCCTTTGGCTCGGCCATGACTCGGGGCATGATGATTGGCAGCATGTTTGCTATGGCACTGGTGTATAAATTACGTACACATTTGATGGCCAAAAAGAAAAATGAACAGCTTGCCACCGAAATGTCGGCAACGGATAAAACGCCAAAAGAAGAGCTAGGTAAGCAAGAGGTCTCTGAATTAGGTCACAAATTTGAGGAGGCTTTGAGCCTGCTTAAAAAAGTAAAAACAAAAGAAGGCGGCAAAGGGAATTACCTTTATGTGCTGCCATGGTATGTCATTATCGGTCCATCCGGTTCAGGTAAAACAACGGCCTTACTTAATTCCGACTTACATTTTCCGCTCATGGACTCAGTGGGGGCGTCTGTTAAAGGCGTAGGTGGTACACGTAACTGCGATTGGTGGTTTACAGATGAGTCTGTGCTGCTCGATACGGCGGGCCGTTATACCACGCAAAATAATCAAAATGAGTTAGATGAAGTTGAGTGGAAAGGCTTTTTAGGCTTGCTTAAAAAGTTTCGTAGTCGTAAACCTATTAACGGGCTGATTATTACGTTCCCAGTCGATAGCTTGCTCAAAATGCAAGAGTCGGACTTAATCACTCATGCCAAGTTTATTAAGCAGCGTATACAAGAGTTCCAAGAGACATTTCAGATACGTTTTCCGGTTTATATTACGATTACTAAGTTTGATTTGTTGCCCGGCTTTACTGAGTATTTTGATGACTTAGGCCGCGAAGAGCGAGAGCAAGTCTGGGGCTTTACTTATCCTTATGATGACGATAGTGAAGAGCAAGATGTTGTCCCGCAGTTTTTAATGGAGTTTCGCACTCTACAAGAACGCGTTCAGTCACGTGAAGCTGATCGTTTGCAAATGGAATCTGATATTAACCGTCGGGATTTGATCTACGTTTTCCCGCGTACTCTAGGTTTGCTGCAAGATCCAATAGCCACATTTTTACAGGAAATCTTCAAACCTACGCGCTTCGAGACGCAACCGTTGTTACGAGGTGTTTACTTCACCAGCGGCACGCAAGATGGTACGACCTTGGATCGTGTTGTTAATGCACTTGGTTCGCGATTTGGGTTGCGTACAGATGGCTCGACACAGCGATCAGGTAAAGGGAAGGGGTATTTCTTACATAACCTGTTCACTAAAGTTATTTTTCGCGAGTCCGGTTTAGCAGGTATCAATATTAAGCACGAACGTCGTCTGTTTGTGCTGCACTCATTGGCTTACGGTCTTGTTTTTTCGGCAGCGGTAGCACTTTCGGGATTATGGATATACAGCTACCTAGAGAATAAGTCACTAGTTGATGAGGTGCAGGCTAAAACAGTCGAAGCAGAAGCGGTTATTGCAGATATTAGCCGTTATGAGAAAGATGTTTTGGTACCGGTGGATGCACTTAATACAGTGCGTGCGTTGCCGACAGGCTACGATGACATCCAAGAAGGAGGCAAAAGCTGGCGCCATTTCGGTTTATATCAAGGCGATAAGTTAGGTCAAGAAGCCAGCGATGCTTATGGTCGTTTATTGTATAAAACTTTCTTGCCGCGTTTGTTGGTGCAAATAGAATCGGCCTTATATGAAAAGCGTAATGATGCAGAGTACCTTTACGACACCTTACGCGTTTATTTGATGCTCAGTGACCCTGCGCATTTGGAGCCAGCGTCAGTGAAAAGTTGGGTGCTGGACGATTGGAAGCGTGTGCTTCCTCGTGATATTCGTAAAAATGAATACGAAAACTTACAAGCACATCTTGATGCTTTATTAGAATACTTACCCAAAGAAACGCCTTTGCAGCCCAACGATGAGTTGGTCGCTAGTGTTCGAACTTTGTTGAGCACTTTACCCCCAGCCCGTCGTTTCTACTTCCGCTTAAAAGAAGAAGGGATGTTAAACAAAGAGTTATCACCTTATCGTATGGTTGATGCTATTGGCAGCGAAGCGGCGTACTTGTTCCAGTTTAAAAATGGACAGCCTATCACCAGCGAAATTGACGGGTTCTTTACAAAAGCAGGCTACCAGCATTACTTCATTGTTGATCGTGATGAAATGATTGAACGTTACCTGACCGATGAATGGGTCATGGGTGATGAGTACGGACTGGAGTCTGTTGGTTTGAATGGTGAGCTATTGCAAACTCAGGTTGAGTCTATGTATTTGGATGATTACTTGAGTACTTGGAAAAGCTACTTGGAGTCTTTAGATTTTGCGCCTATGACAAATCCGCGTGAAACACTGGCCATTCTTAAAGAGCTATCACGGCCTAACTCTCCTATTATCCCTTTGCTTAAATCGATTAGCACTAACACTTCATCTGATGCGTTTTCGCTTTTGGGGGCGCTTGAGAATGTAGCAGGTGATACGGAAACACCAGCGCTTGATGAGAAAATTGAAGAGCAAGTACAGGTGCGTTCGAACCCAGTAATCGAGTACTTTGCAGAGCTGAATAAGCTAACCGAAGGCGATGATGAGCACGCTCCGCCTATTGAAGAAACCATTAAAATGCTGGACGAGCTCTATGTCTATATGAGTGCTATTGATGGCGCAGCAAATACCGGAAAAGTGGCTTTCGAAAACGCTTCTGACCCGCTTGGGTCGGCGGCTGTCCTTCGTGAAATGGATGTAGAGGCTGCTCGACAACCTAAGCCTTTATCGACACTGCTCGATAAAATTTCGGATCGCGCTAAATTACAAACAGCACAAGATGCTAAAGGGTATATGCAGCGTGAGTGGGATAACGAAGTGGCGCGTCATTGTACCAATATGTTGGCTAATCGTTACCCGTTTAATAAACGCAGTAGCCGAGAGGCGACACTCGATGATGTCTCAGCGTACTTTGGTCCTGGTGGTATTTTAGAGCGATATTTTGATGATGTCGTTGTTGATTATATCGATACCTCTCGCCGACCATGGCGTTGGAATGAGAATAATGGTGTTAGCTTAGGTTTTTCTGAATCAGTCTTGCGTCAATTAGAGATAGGGCGTGTCATCCGGGATACTTTCTATCGAACAGGATCACCTGACCCAGCTATCAGCTTTGAGTTACGCCCTATTAATATGGATAAGTCCATATTGCGGATGAGCTTGTTTGTAAATGGGCAGCAGATGACATATGCCCATGGCCCGCAAAGTGGAAAACGTTTCCGCTGGCCTGATCAGGCTCGTAACGCTGATCGTGGTTTAGCACGCTTAGTTATTGTGACCAGCGCTGGCCAAGAATCGATTACAGAGCAAGGCGATTGGGCGCTGTTTAGACTGTTTGATCAAGCCAAAGTGGAGCGCATGGACCGGGAACGCTACAAACTAACATTTAGACTCAAGAATGAGTTTACCGTCTCGTTAGAGTTGCGTGCTGGCAGTGTTTACAACCCATTCCAAATGGCGGAACTTCGGCAAGTGAGGTGTCAGTGA
- the tagF gene encoding type VI secretion system-associated protein TagF, producing MAGLAIGIYGKLPSHADFVSVNVDSELTAELYDWMQTVIFKSKEVMSDSDWLTAYLVSPIWRFYLPVTEHRKGAVTGIMLPSVDSVGRYFPIFLLFKLDTEKRRTEWLFREATTLLEVLENAGIQALQKRLTVYDLQVLLDEFTVDFEVGEQLMLPIETPKSVINVEEQLDKMIVQLGDVTLWWSMMDINGHVKPLCSFSQMPDANDYQFMLVGSVSE from the coding sequence ATGGCTGGGCTAGCAATCGGGATATACGGAAAATTGCCATCACACGCTGATTTTGTGAGTGTGAATGTTGATTCTGAGTTAACAGCAGAGCTGTATGACTGGATGCAAACAGTCATCTTCAAAAGCAAAGAGGTCATGAGTGATAGTGACTGGCTTACGGCGTACTTGGTCTCTCCTATTTGGCGATTTTATTTGCCGGTTACAGAGCACCGTAAGGGGGCTGTTACGGGTATCATGTTGCCTAGTGTTGATTCTGTTGGGCGTTACTTTCCTATTTTCTTACTGTTTAAGCTCGATACTGAGAAAAGGCGAACAGAATGGTTGTTTCGGGAAGCAACAACACTTTTGGAAGTGCTAGAGAATGCCGGTATTCAAGCATTGCAGAAACGCCTCACAGTTTATGATTTACAAGTGTTGTTAGATGAGTTTACTGTCGATTTTGAAGTGGGTGAGCAATTAATGTTGCCAATAGAAACCCCTAAGTCGGTCATAAATGTAGAAGAACAATTAGATAAAATGATCGTTCAATTGGGCGATGTTACTTTGTGGTGGTCAATGATGGATATCAATGGCCACGTCAAACCGTTATGTAGCTTTAGTCAGATGCCCGACGCGAATGACTACCAGTTTATGTTAGTCGGTAGCGTATCGGAGTAA
- the tssK gene encoding type VI secretion system baseplate subunit TssK encodes MSWHKKVAWLEGMFIRPQHFQQQDRYVEGMVSSLNAQLTSYGWGISELDIDESALRLGNIVIRRCRAILPDGTPINVPAEDDVPEPISLSVEDEGGLIYLGLPLWRAGAKEMDRQAAPDANARFRIDNIEVSDVVMGSRSLADVEVAGKKLSVLSQQQYHQQYSAIPIARVKLIKNRSVILDEGFIPPALDFLAVEGLGRSLKEIHGLTHMRSEALAERIKSTSGGGSAEMADFLLLQLLNRYEPVLAHYLVSDQLHPQTVYQTLIQFAGELATFTHPDKKVAEMPVYQHLDLEATFTALEQLLQQPLSTMLDQSAVRIELSEKGFGIRVGFIPETEIAATNFVLSVRADMPREDLRRLFPVQAKVGPIEQINNLVNRQLPGVRIEPLPVAPRQVPYYSGAVYFELDTQGQWWNVIHASKGLALHIGNQFPGVKLELWAIK; translated from the coding sequence ATGAGTTGGCATAAAAAGGTCGCATGGCTTGAGGGGATGTTTATACGCCCTCAGCATTTTCAGCAGCAGGATCGCTATGTTGAAGGAATGGTCTCATCGCTCAATGCTCAATTAACCAGCTATGGTTGGGGAATATCAGAGCTTGATATTGATGAGTCGGCTTTACGGTTGGGTAATATAGTCATAAGGCGTTGCCGCGCTATTTTACCTGACGGTACTCCTATTAATGTACCAGCAGAGGATGATGTCCCCGAACCCATATCGCTCAGTGTTGAGGATGAGGGGGGATTGATTTATCTAGGGTTGCCGTTATGGCGAGCCGGCGCAAAAGAGATGGATAGACAAGCAGCACCTGATGCCAATGCACGCTTTCGTATTGATAATATCGAAGTTTCTGACGTCGTCATGGGTAGTCGGAGCTTGGCTGATGTGGAGGTTGCAGGGAAAAAATTATCCGTGCTATCGCAGCAGCAGTATCATCAGCAATATTCGGCAATACCTATCGCGCGAGTTAAGCTGATTAAAAATCGTTCGGTGATTCTGGACGAAGGGTTTATTCCGCCAGCGCTTGATTTCCTTGCGGTAGAAGGGCTTGGCCGTAGTTTGAAAGAAATCCATGGCTTGACCCATATGCGAAGCGAAGCATTAGCTGAACGTATTAAGTCAACGTCCGGTGGTGGCTCTGCCGAAATGGCCGACTTTCTACTACTTCAATTGTTAAATCGATACGAGCCAGTGTTGGCGCATTATCTAGTCAGTGATCAACTACATCCGCAAACTGTTTATCAAACATTAATTCAGTTCGCAGGTGAGTTGGCTACATTTACACATCCCGATAAAAAAGTAGCTGAGATGCCGGTTTATCAGCATCTAGATTTAGAAGCTACCTTTACGGCACTAGAGCAACTATTACAGCAGCCACTCAGTACAATGCTGGATCAGAGCGCGGTTCGAATCGAGCTGAGCGAAAAAGGCTTTGGGATTAGAGTAGGGTTTATTCCTGAAACAGAAATAGCGGCGACTAATTTTGTGCTGTCGGTTAGAGCGGATATGCCTCGTGAAGATTTACGTCGCTTGTTTCCGGTGCAGGCTAAAGTGGGGCCAATTGAGCAGATTAATAACTTAGTTAACAGACAGTTGCCAGGCGTAAGAATTGAGCCTCTACCTGTTGCTCCAAGGCAAGTTCCCTATTATTCGGGTGCTGTCTATTTTGAGTTGGATACGCAAGGGCAATGGTGGAATGTGATACATGCCTCTAAAGGATTGGCGTTGCATATTGGTAATCAATTTCCCGGTGTTAAATTAGAGTTATGGGCTATTAAATAG
- the tagH gene encoding type VI secretion system-associated FHA domain protein TagH: MDLRLTVTSGQRQLLGDVYQVDVNSDIFSIGRSADNTWVLPDARLHISSKHCVIHKKNDEYHLTDISTNGVFVNDDEDPVGRGRTVILKNADMLTIGEFKIRVDLRSPFDGAASQTDIEELLTPNDTSETTPEFSEIMDQVAVQGEREIAISEIDELLAPKSNQLSSETPSVSELMAPVSPEREQFKPPEAKQPSVRPQTANRDALLNDAPQADTDKEPAPSIPDNWLDLLGQPPASDRAPVEPVEKPAVSTSSPAPAKLAVDVPAPSVDEEFEGLINAASTSTSTSTSTSTSTSTSTPRKPSTEKASLSTPVESAEPPATKQAVVDAVEPAADSIIDAALALLNEKPAAPPKPDPAPVLDKEQQDAENELAALLNKEPKNAPVKSTFEEKDGSAFAVRPEPEVTLAQTQFETVTHHQAPLHEPLETNKTPSTGEVGQSDLFDEFLEAAGIPVALLEGKDKSQLAQEMGAMIKNYSQGVVETLATRSLVKSEFRLQQTMIRPVDNNPLKFSPSGTEALKIMMLADSAAYMSAPRAVDEGFKDIQAHQLAMMSGIQAAFAHLLERFNPEDLQRKFDRRPRHQKGILGRQRVDYWLEYVDFYDDICAMMEDQFQDLFSAEFGKAYEDQLRSLDK, translated from the coding sequence ATGGACTTAAGACTCACAGTTACCAGTGGGCAGCGCCAGTTACTTGGTGATGTCTATCAAGTTGATGTTAATTCAGACATTTTTTCTATTGGAAGGTCTGCGGACAATACGTGGGTTCTACCCGATGCTCGCCTTCATATCTCCAGCAAGCACTGTGTTATTCATAAAAAAAATGACGAGTACCATCTAACCGACATCAGTACGAATGGTGTTTTCGTTAATGATGACGAAGATCCTGTAGGACGTGGTCGGACGGTTATTCTAAAAAATGCCGATATGTTGACGATCGGCGAGTTTAAAATCAGAGTGGACTTGCGTTCGCCCTTTGATGGTGCTGCTTCTCAAACCGACATAGAGGAGCTGCTAACACCTAACGATACTAGTGAGACGACACCTGAGTTCTCTGAAATTATGGATCAGGTGGCAGTCCAAGGTGAGCGAGAGATCGCTATTAGCGAAATTGATGAACTACTCGCTCCTAAAAGTAACCAGTTGTCTTCTGAAACACCAAGTGTCAGTGAGTTAATGGCCCCGGTTTCTCCCGAGCGGGAGCAGTTCAAGCCACCAGAAGCCAAACAGCCTTCAGTGCGACCTCAAACTGCTAACCGTGATGCGTTGTTAAATGATGCGCCACAGGCCGATACCGACAAAGAGCCTGCTCCATCTATTCCTGATAACTGGTTGGATTTGTTAGGTCAGCCGCCTGCTAGCGATAGAGCGCCTGTTGAGCCGGTAGAAAAACCAGCGGTAAGTACTTCAAGCCCTGCACCTGCTAAGTTGGCAGTGGATGTGCCTGCACCTTCTGTTGATGAGGAGTTTGAAGGGTTGATCAATGCTGCTTCTACTTCTACTTCTACTTCTACTTCTACTTCTACTTCTACTTCTACTTCCACGCCACGCAAGCCGTCAACAGAAAAAGCGTCCTTAAGTACTCCTGTTGAAAGCGCAGAGCCACCCGCTACTAAACAGGCTGTTGTTGATGCGGTTGAGCCTGCAGCTGATTCAATTATTGATGCTGCATTAGCTTTGTTAAATGAAAAGCCTGCAGCGCCTCCTAAACCAGATCCAGCGCCAGTGCTTGATAAAGAGCAGCAAGACGCCGAAAACGAGTTGGCTGCGCTGCTGAATAAAGAACCAAAAAATGCGCCGGTTAAATCGACCTTCGAGGAGAAGGATGGCTCCGCATTTGCGGTTCGCCCTGAGCCTGAGGTGACGCTTGCACAAACTCAATTTGAGACAGTGACTCATCATCAGGCGCCACTCCATGAGCCGCTAGAGACAAATAAGACACCTTCGACGGGTGAGGTAGGTCAATCGGATCTCTTTGACGAGTTTTTAGAAGCGGCGGGTATCCCTGTTGCTTTGCTGGAAGGCAAAGATAAATCACAGCTTGCTCAAGAAATGGGCGCTATGATTAAGAACTATTCTCAGGGAGTAGTAGAGACCTTAGCGACGCGTAGTTTGGTTAAAAGTGAATTTCGTCTGCAGCAAACTATGATTCGCCCAGTAGATAATAACCCTCTGAAATTTTCGCCATCGGGAACAGAAGCATTAAAAATTATGATGCTAGCTGATTCGGCTGCTTACATGTCAGCGCCACGAGCGGTAGATGAGGGCTTTAAAGATATTCAGGCACACCAGTTGGCGATGATGTCCGGTATTCAAGCCGCTTTTGCTCACTTGTTAGAGCGCTTTAATCCGGAAGATTTGCAACGTAAATTTGATCGTCGCCCGCGTCATCAAAAGGGTATTTTGGGGCGGCAGCGCGTGGATTATTGGCTTGAGTATGTCGATTTTTATGATGATATCTGCGCCATGATGGAAGATCAATTTCAAGACCTGTTTTCCGCCGAGTTTGGTAAAGCTTATGAAGATCAGTTAAGGAGTTTGGATAAATGA